In the genome of Onychostoma macrolepis isolate SWU-2019 chromosome 10, ASM1243209v1, whole genome shotgun sequence, the window AAACTCTTAATTATTGCACTGATgttggaaatgggaattttcactgctctagctcttttcttaaagccacttcactaatttgtgaagctcagttatcttttgctgcacatcagaaatattctttggtttttctcattgtggtggatgattaagggaatttgggctttgttttccctcctatatatgtttgtgtgaaacaggaagccatggctggataatttcatgttcataatcaccctggagtgctccaaaatatgaatgggaatatacttcagatatattttactcataagaatttctaggggtaccaataattgtccaatgtgtatttgagaaaaacatttatttcataatgatattttcccccattttaaattcttattatccaatgaaaggttagatttttgtgaattttttaaataatagatcaACTCGTTGTGTGAGTTGTAATACAACTCACATTCACATTAAGAGAACATATTAACATAGTGTGTTACCCATGAAATCTGCAGAATCATACATATATTGGTCATTATACATAAATTTACTATGAAAGTTATATAATGTTCCcttttctgtcttttgtttgtgttgttttaccAGGAGCGATGTGTTGACAGTTGTGCTGGCAAGTTAATAAGGACCAATCACCGTTTAATGGGCACGTATGTGCAGCTGATGCCCGCGATGGTGCAGAAGCGAATGCAGGAGATGGAGAGCAAAGCTGCAGAAGCAGCAAAAGCTGAAGCTGCAGCACAAGGAGGTGCTTCATCATTAGAAAATCCATCTACTGCCATCACAACCACAACACCAATACTTGAGAGCCCACAGATACCTTCAGTTTCTAATAATCCATCAGATATCAAGACAAATGTCTCAGCTTTTGGACAAACACAGTCATTGACAGATGTGCCCACAGTACCAAACAACGCACAAACGTTTACAAATGAGTCTTTAGAAGAACTAGTAGCACCATCGCCAGTGATCTCAACATTTTCTAGTGTACCTAAAGTAGATGGAGGTCCTGTCTTGAGCGCAGTAGAAAAACTAAATCTGAAGCCCAGCAGTGTAACAACCACAACAGTTCCTGAAACACGGTCTGAAGGGGGAGCAGGACAGAGCCCCCAAAATCCATCCTGATCTTGAGACATGGCAGAGAAGACTATGTACTGATGGCTAACatttgtcttttaataaaaGTACATCATGGAAAGATAATTTAtttgacttatttatttattaaatctgtatgtggtaTTTTTAGGATAAGTGGTTTGTGGAATTAAAGAGGTATATGAGTAAAAATGTTATTagataacatttttgttaaataattgttattcacactaaagttttttttttgtgttcttttttaatgttttcttaaaGCTATTTCTGTTCAGTTATTTTATCACATTACATAAGTATCatatgaatattatatatttattttgcacatataaataactttgtaattaacattttatttattattacttgtTACAGTAATGCTTATGGTGATTAATTCAATTAATGAATTTGAAtactagttgtttttaattttaaatatttttattaaaaataataaaatgaatgaaatatttttttttttaatttttagaatCTGtagatgttatttatttatttattttataaaattattgctGACAAGTgactaataatattttaagtgtaGTAACTTGTGTTATATATGTGTAGTAGAGCAGACCTTTATTTTGCTCTAATACTGATGGGAAAAGGAAAGCACCATGCATATTTACTTTGGGATGATTTTTGTTAAATTCATGTATATTATGGAATATTCATAACCCCAGGCACAATTTTTGAAATAGAGAAAATCGTGTCCCGAGGCGCTTGTTTTCCTCGCTGTCCGGCCGGGGGCGCTGCAGTGGCGTGATCAGCGgggagtgagtgtgtgtctgtcgGCGGGGAGGAGGTCTCAGACTCGGGCGCTAGTAGGGTGTGGACGCTGGAAGAGTGTCGGTCCGAACTGTCCCAGTCATCACCGTTGGTCCACTTCAGCTAAAAGCGGTCATATAAACAGGTAATGGTGGTTGTTGTGATCGGTTGAGTGTCAGGGAAGCATGAATCGAGTGTTGATCAGTTGTTGTAAGTTCAGTGACTGTGGGCGTATAACGTTATGACTGCTAGCAGCATTAGCGCACTAGCTCACAAGACTATAAAACTACTGTTGTATAGCCATAAATAAAGTGTGAAGTCAAAAAGTCATTTCATTGAGCATGTTTAGGTAAATTATAATTCAAACCGTATGATTTTTTCTTTTGGTTCACCCATAGTTAAGAGTCTTTAGTCACTCTTTGATTGGAGTGTCTGTTAGCTGCGCGGCTAATGTCACTCTTACTGAGAGAACACACGTacctacctgtctgtctgtctgactgactgtctgtatatctgtctgtctgctgcaAATACCTTTCTTTGTTTCTGAACACCcactctatctctctatctatctgtcttgaCCTGCCTGTCTTGCTTTCTGTCAGTCTTCTTGAACAAATACTCGTCTGCTTCTGTTTGAACATACAtgtctatttgtatatttggacacatatctatctgtctgtctgtctgtctgtctgtctatctatctgtctcttGACCTGCCTGTCTTGCTTTCTGTCGGTcttcttgaaaaaatattaatctctttCTCTTTGAACATACATGTCTATCTGTATATTTGaacatctgtctatctatctctctgtctatcCCATTGTATGTGAACTTACGTGTCTCTCTTTCAAAACATACCTTTCTAACTGTTTGCCTGTTTAAATCTGTCCACATGCGTATCTGTCTGtttctcattttgtgtttttttccctgATATCTGGTTGTCTGTCGGTTTAAACTAAATCTGACATCTACCTGTCatctgttaaaaaaataactgtttgtGTGTCTAATTCATTTCCTCTTTCTCTGAGTATTAACTATCATGTTTACATCTGAGTGCCTTTGTGATTGAATGCATATTTAACTGAATCGATATCACCCTGCTTTTGTCTCTCTTATCTAATTTATCTGTCGTTTTCTCCAAGCGAACACATTTGGTTCTCTTTCTAACtgtatttgttctgtttttgtaCAAAATCTATCAACACACTCAGCAAAGTATATACAATGCATAACAGTTCACATAAGAAATAGCTTCTTAAGTGTATTTTAGATACATtttccattttgtttttaataacacaGCCTTTCTTTAATTCTCTAATAAAACAGACAATTAGTTTTTCACTTTGCGAAGACCTCTTAACTAAAGTATGAGTCGGAGTGATGTCAGAGTATTAAAGAAACACATTCTGTTGGCAGAGGGTTGTGTTGGACTTCAGGAAGGGAGTGATAAGTGTGTTATAACAGGCAGAGGCTTGTATGATTACACAGGTATTCATCACCTATCAGCATTTAATGAACACATATTTGAACTCATCGCTTAAACCTGTGAGGTGAATTAAAGGTATAGctcaaacaaaaatgacaattctgtcgtTTATTCTCTCTTCTTGTCACTCTCTTGCCTCTCTCTTGCCTGAGCGGCTTGTACATGTATGTTTGTTCCTTTtgttgagcaaaaaaaaaaaagacaaataagtgtcctttataaagaaattaaaaactttttttatttaattcacttAATGAATTCACTTTTGGTATTTAATTTGGTTTCATGTGGTTTTGAAAAGCGTAATTTGATTTAATGACTCTAAGCAATGTCATGTGGTATTTTCTTTAAACGGAATACATGTAAATAGACACATTTTAATCGGTACtttcaaaaaagaaagacaaaaagttattactattatataatgaattagtaattcataaatataatttataatgtaatttctttGGAAATAGTTTTGTAGAAATATTGTTTGTCTTTtccataatataataatataatttttaatgaagattttttttctctctttgttaTAATATCAGGATAGAAGCGGTGTATTGAAGGCGTTGTATGCACGAATTGCAATaatgtttatttgaataaaagacagaaataaatgaGCATCATGTCATTGAACTTTTCATTTCTAGTCAAGTGTTGCCTGAAACTGCTTGTTATTTTTGAGTTTTAGTCATTGTTCCCTAGTGACTTGAACTGTGACACAGTGTTTTGGGCAAGCAGTGTTCAAAACATCTCATCTGAGCTTCCTTCTTCTCGTCTCTCTGCAGTGCAGCGCAGACACCAGACACTTGCCCTGTGGCTGTGAAGAGACTGTCCTGTCGGACCCTTCCCGTGGCTGGATGTTCTGTCAGACCCTCGCCTGTAGTCTACAGCAGCATCAGACCCCTCTCCCAGGACACTCCTGGTAGAGGACAAACGATTTGGGTTGCGTGAGAGGAGAGAGGGTGCAGAGATGGATGACATCTTCACTCAGTGCCGTGAAGGCAACGCGGTAGCCGTCCGCCTCTGGTTGGACAACACAGAGAACGACCTAAACCAGGGGTGAGTATGTTTAAATGAGTCATAATATGAATTTAGACAGAGCTGTTATTAGGTAGATTGCCGTGTGGTTGTAGAAACCACTTATTTGTGGTTTTGTACAGTCTTGGTTTAGCAGTTAGCTTATTTTCTCATTCAAAGATGATCTTGGATGCTGTCAGTAGGGGCCACGCCCCCCCAAAAACTTCAGgaaattcaaaatgtattgtGCAGAAACTGTCCTGTTTGTGAGGATCTTCTGTCAGGTCTTGTCCTTTAGTTCACCCCTCACTTTTATCAGTCTTCTAATCCCTGGGCGCAGTGGAGCAGGGACTCTGAAAGACGATGAGGATAGATTTTTATCACTTTTTGTCTGTTGTGGATATCATTCAGTTATTTGGCTTGTCGTAGCCTACACAGCTTTTCAGATGGTTTTGAGGTATTAAAGAGATTcagtattaaattattattcttgTATAATTCTACTAGTACTAGTTTTTGTGTTTATACCCGAAAAAACAAGATCTTTTACCCATACAAAACATGCCGCCATATTGCTAAGATGTAAGTGTAATGCTAAGtgtatttcttaattaaaattattttttgaaattaACTTTCACAGACGTTTTAGgaaatgtacatatatattgaaaatagtaTGCTAATGTGTTCAATTCAATGATTGCATTATTGTAGCATCAGATATGttaaatatttagatatatGGCCACCATATCAGCTATCAACTGATActagatttagttttttatttatttatcagaatTGTCGATATTGGATATTTATTTGTGAATGCCAATTTCCCCTATTTTTATACATCTTACACTCatttaaagttcattttttcactAATAATTGATTAAACTAATACACTTTTAAATTTCATAGGAATTTGAGAAAATCTCATATGAATATCCATTTTccatattgtatattattataatgaaatgcctaaattcacttgtagcatttaaaaaaaaaaaaaattgttttaatttttaatatatttaaaatgttgtttatttatttattttagtaaaattcaatggtttagatttttttttttttttatgttttatgtgtaatatttagacaaaatagcatataattttattattgataATTATTATTGACTTTTCCTTTTGGCTTCCTTTTTAATATTGTGCAGCCCTTCTATGAAATTGAATGTTGTTAGCCTAGGTTTAAAGAAGCAAGAACTGAAATATCccatttgtttcttacaaactaaACAGAAAACATTCCCCACGTTGAAGACCAGAATTCCAGTTCTAGCCCTATATGGTGTAAAGCATACACAGAGTAGATCCATGCACCCTCTTCAAATACCTCCACCTCTGCCAAGCTCCCTCTCACAAACAGCCTTGGCCTGCCTTCCCTCACTAATACATCCCAGAACAGCTGGGAAGCACAAAAGAGAGGAAAGCGTCCAGGTAGATCTCCAAGAACTTGTGAGGAATCTGATCTGGACCAGTTCTCTTGCTGTCAGCCACGAGAATTATAACCTGAAAGGAACGGGTCAGAGACAAATGGTTCGCTGGTGCTGATTCAGCACAGAATCAGCAGATTACAGGCAACGGCTAGTTTAGATGAAGCGTTGAAGCGTCTGACGTAGATCACTATCTAGGCATTTCCTGTGCTCTTCACATGGCTGAAGTTGTGACTTTGAAATTATGTGACAAAAGAAATGTTTGACTAACTAGAGAAACTGCCAGTAAGAGGGGGGAAAAAGCCAACTCAACAAGAACAAAACCCAAAAATAAGACAATAcacttgatttttatttatgttagcATTCCCTACTCTAAACAGCAGTTGATCCTCTACAGATCTGCCTTCCAGGCCAGTGTGAGTTGGAGTCCATGTCTAATTTGTGACTCAGAAGAGGGGGAGGAGGGAACGGTATGGGCTAAAATGAAATGGTTGGGACGAATAGTTTCCATACGATGAGCTCACCAACCAAAGCATGCTGACTTGAGCCATACCAGTCCTCTCTGTgtcacttctctctctctctctcttcctccccACTTACCCGTCTCAAAGTGTTTTCCTTTTCCAGAAATAGAAAATCTCAAGCTAAGGGATTCGCCTATTGCGGTTTGCCTAATAAAATGATTTAGATGCTTTGAAATGGTTGATGAGAAGAGTGGCTGTTTGATTCAGTTCTTCTGAAGGGCCATGAGGAGTTTCAGTATGGCTTGAGATGTCACGACCTTATGTGTTTGTGGGAGGAGACAGGAAATAGCAGACATACATGGGCGTTGTTTATGCTTCACATTACAGCATGTCAGTCAGCAAACTGGGCTTTGTCCTATCTTATATTTTATCTTCTTATCTCTAAATGTATAATATGTTAAACATAtgaaaattattgaaaatttgtcCATTATGCATGAacttgttgtttttgaaattgTTGTTCAAacattgaaattaaaataggccgtatttattttctttaagggatgtttcactcaaaaatgaaaattctgtcattattcaaAGActttcaagttgttccaaacctgtattagttgctttcttctgctgaacaacACAAATAGGCTATTTTGTATGCTAATGTGTTCAATTCAATGATTGCATTATTGTAGCATCAGATATGttaaatatttagatatatGGCCACCATATCAGCTATCAACTGATActagatttagttttttatttatttatcagaatTGTCGATATTGGATATTTATTTGTGAATGCCAATTTCCCCTATTTTTATACATCTTACActcatttaaagttaattttttaaCTAATAATTGATTAAACTAATACACTTTTAAATTTCATAGGAATTTGAGAAAATCTCATATGAATATCCATTTTccatattgtatattattataatgaaatGCCTAAATTCATGTATTAGttgctttcttctgctgaacaacACAAATAGgctattttgaatatttttggtAACCAAAAAGTCGGTGGTAGCCATTGACGTCCATAGTAGgagaaaaaatactatggaattgATGGCTATCAGCAACTGCCAACATCCTTCATAATATCTcttctatatctatctatctatatctatctatctatctatatatatatatatatatatatatatatatatatatatatatatatatatatatatatatatatatatatatatgaatgaagagttcatttgccagaacagagtcctgcacgggtcctgtttgataaacccgcacccgcccgcacccgcagtagttaaccgaatacccgacccgttatccaacagcaacactaatttaattcCGAACCCGACCCGACCCGTTTGACATAAAAACCGCGACCGAACCACACCGCATTAAATCTACATAAGGCAGacaaaacacctttattttatttttaatgtaacaagcaattaacaagtcattctgagttaatgctttaatattttaataataaataataataaatgtaataataacatttaacacacgcagcccaacaagttaacacagagagagaaagcaccATTCAACGTGTAAACAATCTAAAACTATTGCGgactaaagcttttattcaaactgtgaatagattaactacagaaaagcgagcaaagagcgctccctttAATGTAATCACTAGACttacagctgtcaatcaatgtcaatACAGCTGTCGATTGGCTACAGTGCTCAGTGTTTGCAAATCCGCTGTAGAAGCCCGGTCTTCAGACAGAGCGCGAACACAAGCACGGGACAATTTGAAAGGAGCTGCCTATCAGCGTGTACTGGATTAAGTCGAAATAGTCTTGGTTATAATTGTACCCGCAACCCGCCCGTGCCTGTCACCAGTCCGACCCACACCCGCACCGCACCCGACACGTCAATATTATTCCACCCGTTACATCAATTTTTGCGGTTCACCCGTCGGGTACCCCGCGTGCAGGACTCTGTGCCAGaacaaataactaaataacaaatattaaataaattcaatgcacatagactgaagtagtttaagtctttggttcttttaattgtgatgattttggctcacatttaacaaaaacccaccaattcactatctcaacaaattagaatacttcataagaccaataaaaaaaaacatttttagtgaattgttggccttttggaaagtatgttaatttactgtatatgtactcaatacttggtaggggctccttttgctttaattactgcctcaattcggcatatcatggaggtgatcagttagtggcactgctgaggtggtatggaaacccaggtttctttgacagtggccttcaggtcatctgcattgttgggtctgatgtctctcatcttcctcttgacaataccctatagattctctatggggttcaggtcaggcgagtttgctggccaatcaagaacagtaacactatggtcattgaaccagcttttgctacctttggcagtgtgggcaggtgccaagtcctgctggaaaatgaaatcagcatctccataaagcttgtcagcagaaggaagcatgaagtgctctaaaatttcctggtggatggctgcattgactgtggacttcagaaaacgcagtggaccaacaccagcagatgacatggcagcccaaatcatccctgacttcagaaacttcatactggacttcaagcaacgtggattctgtgcctctccactcttcctccagactctgggaccttgatttccaaatgaaatgcaaaatttactttcatctgaaaagaggattTTGGACCACtaagcaacagtccagttctttttctccactgcccagatgcttctgacgttgtctctggttcagaagtggcttggtagcccttttcctgaagacatctgagcgtggtgactcttgatgcactgactccagcttcagtccactccttgtgaagctctcccaagtgtttgaatcagctttgcttgactgtattctcaagcttgcgttcatccctgttgcttgtgcaccttttcctacccaaagtCTTCCTTCCAATCAAcgttgcatttaatatgctttgatacagcactctgtaaacagccacacctttcagtaatgaccctctgtgacttaccctctttatgGAAGGCGTCAAtattcgtcttctggatcattgccaagtcagcagtgttccccattattgtggtttcaaagaacaagagatacccggaatttatactgtaggaatggtcattaattgaaactcaaatgtaaatattctaatattttgagatactgatttttgactttcatgagctgtaagctctaatcctcaaaattattattattagtatttactttacatgtaatgaatctaaaatatatgaaagtttcactttttgaaataagttacaagaaaaaatgaactttttcacaacattctaattcattgagatgcacctgtatatatacagtaccctccaaaagtattggaacagtgaagacaaaattgttctgttggctgtggagtcgagacatttgcaaatatgatgaaaagatgaatatgagacaaaactagagaatgtcacattttattattagccgtttcaacacacacatgttttaccaaataaaaagaacagcacttttagagttcatcccacttatgctcacatcaattaGTATTGGGACAgctgaacataaggcagatataaaagattaaaagctattatttagttgcagatcccttgcgctcAATCACAGCAgagagtctgtgacccatagacatcaccagactcttggtctcatcctttgaaatgcttttcccagcctttaatgcagccaattccaattgttgcttgttttggggagtttctgcctttactctcctcttcagctggtgaaattcatgttcaatcagatttaaatctggagactgacttgggcaatctaagactttccatttctttgcccttataaattccttgactgaactggcggggtgtttcgggtcattgtcctgatgcaatatgaagcgcttcccaatgaatctggtggcatgttcttgaatattggtagacaagatggttttgtactcttccaaattcattctgctactgtcatcattcATTAAGTCATcggtaaagttgagagggcctgttccagaggcagccatgcatgcccatgccacgacaccacctccaccatgctttacagatgaggctgtatgcttgggatcattgcagttccctttttttctccacatttttgctttcccatcacttcgataaaggttcatctttctcattggtccataaacacag includes:
- the timm10b gene encoding mitochondrial import inner membrane translocase subunit Tim10 B, whose product is MDSAGQLRNLRDFLLVYNRMTEMCFQRCTSNFNYRNLTMDEERCVDSCAGKLIRTNHRLMGTYVQLMPAMVQKRMQEMESKAAEAAKAEAAAQGGASSLENPSTAITTTTPILESPQIPSVSNNPSDIKTNVSAFGQTQSLTDVPTVPNNAQTFTNESLEELVAPSPVISTFSSVPKVDGGPVLSAVEKLNLKPSSVTTTTVPETRSEGGAGQSPQNPS